One Azospirillum brasilense DNA window includes the following coding sequences:
- a CDS encoding ABC transporter ATP-binding protein → MLEVRGISKQFGGLRAVNDVHLRIGEGEIVGLIGPNGAGKTTLFNCIAGAFPPTEGQVLLEGRSITGLKAHQVCRAGLARTYQIVKPFGGLSVLDNVVVGAINQTHNIAEARRIAEEALVLTGLADRRDMPAASLPLPGRKRLEISRALATRPKVLLLDEVMAGLNPSEVEKAIVLIEAIRAHGISILIIEHLMRVITAVSDRIVVMNHGSKLAEGLPADVLNDKAVIQAYLGEDFGAHG, encoded by the coding sequence ATGCTTGAAGTCCGGGGTATCAGCAAGCAGTTCGGCGGCCTCCGCGCCGTCAATGACGTCCATCTCCGCATTGGAGAGGGTGAGATCGTCGGCCTGATTGGTCCCAACGGGGCCGGCAAGACCACGCTGTTCAACTGCATCGCCGGGGCCTTTCCGCCGACAGAGGGGCAGGTGCTGCTGGAGGGCAGGAGCATCACCGGTCTGAAGGCGCACCAGGTCTGCCGCGCCGGGCTGGCCCGCACCTATCAGATCGTGAAGCCGTTCGGCGGGCTGTCGGTGCTCGACAACGTGGTGGTCGGCGCGATCAACCAGACGCACAACATCGCCGAGGCCCGCCGCATCGCCGAGGAGGCGCTGGTCCTGACCGGGCTGGCCGACCGCCGCGACATGCCGGCCGCGAGCCTGCCGCTGCCCGGCCGCAAGCGCCTGGAAATCTCCCGCGCGCTGGCGACCCGGCCGAAGGTGCTGCTGCTGGACGAGGTCATGGCGGGCCTCAATCCGTCGGAGGTGGAGAAGGCCATCGTGCTGATCGAGGCCATCCGCGCGCACGGCATCAGCATCCTGATCATCGAACATCTGATGCGCGTCATCACGGCGGTCAGCGACCGGATCGTGGTCATGAACCACGGCAGCAAGCTGGCCGAGGGGCTGCCGGCCGACGTGCTGAACGACAAGGCGGTGATCCAAGCCTATCTGGGGGAGGACTTTGGTGCTCACGGTTAG
- a CDS encoding ABC transporter ATP-binding protein, translating into MLTVRKLDAFYGEIQTLHGIDLDVREGEVVSVVGANAAGKTTLLNAISGTVERYGRVSFFDQDIGALPPHAIARRGLVQVPEGRRLFPFMTVRENLELGAFAPHARAHRAESLEKVFDLMPRLRERSGQLAGSMSGGEQQMCAIGRALMAKPRAIMFDEPTLGLAPIMVDVVFKLVRSIKETGITILLVEQNVKHSLAMSDRGYVLENGHIVLSGPAADLLTDPRLKEAYLGG; encoded by the coding sequence GTGCTCACGGTTAGAAAGCTCGATGCCTTCTATGGCGAGATCCAAACCCTCCATGGAATCGATCTCGACGTCCGGGAAGGCGAGGTGGTCTCGGTCGTCGGCGCCAACGCAGCGGGAAAGACCACGCTGCTGAACGCCATTTCCGGGACGGTCGAACGGTACGGACGGGTGTCCTTCTTCGACCAGGACATCGGTGCCCTGCCGCCGCACGCGATCGCCCGGCGCGGACTGGTCCAGGTGCCGGAGGGCCGGCGTCTGTTCCCCTTCATGACGGTGCGGGAGAATCTGGAACTCGGCGCCTTCGCTCCGCACGCCCGCGCCCACCGCGCGGAAAGTCTGGAGAAGGTCTTCGACCTGATGCCCCGGCTGCGGGAGCGCTCGGGCCAGCTCGCCGGGTCGATGAGCGGCGGTGAGCAGCAGATGTGCGCCATCGGCCGAGCGCTGATGGCGAAGCCGCGCGCCATCATGTTCGACGAGCCGACGCTGGGGCTCGCCCCGATCATGGTCGACGTCGTCTTCAAGCTGGTCCGCAGTATCAAGGAGACCGGCATCACCATCCTGCTGGTCGAACAGAACGTGAAGCATTCGCTCGCCATGTCGGACCGGGGCTATGTGCTGGAAAACGGCCACATCGTCCTGTCCGGCCCGGCTGCCGACCTGCTGACCGACCCGCGCCTGAAGGAAGCCTATCTCGGCGGCTGA
- a CDS encoding IS110 family transposase has product MGVTTIGLDLAKNVFQVHGIDGDGKVLVRRQLRRSEVLKFFQGLPACLMGIEACGTAHHWAREIAALGHTMKLMPPAYVKPYVKRGKTDAADAEAICEAVTRPTMRFVAVKTIDQQAALMLHKTPDLLVRQRTMLINALRGHLAEFGIIAAKGPSGTKAAIEALHEAQDRLPELARRALHGLVEQRRLLGEEIDRLEARILEWHRASDASRRLATIPGIGPITASAIAAAVPDGTLFRSGRQFAAWLGLTPKAHSSGGKERQTGISKQGDGYLRRLLVVGATAVMRLARQDNAARCWAAKLLERKPAKLAAVALANKTARIARAVLTRGGTYAAATAA; this is encoded by the coding sequence ATGGGCGTGACGACAATCGGTCTGGATCTGGCGAAGAATGTTTTCCAGGTTCATGGCATCGACGGCGACGGGAAGGTTCTGGTCCGGCGGCAGTTACGACGGAGCGAGGTGCTAAAGTTCTTTCAAGGCCTGCCGGCGTGCCTGATGGGGATAGAGGCGTGTGGCACGGCGCACCATTGGGCGCGGGAAATTGCGGCACTGGGTCATACGATGAAGTTGATGCCACCCGCCTACGTCAAACCGTACGTGAAACGGGGAAAGACCGACGCGGCGGATGCCGAGGCGATCTGCGAGGCGGTGACCCGGCCGACGATGCGCTTCGTGGCGGTCAAGACCATCGATCAGCAGGCCGCCTTGATGCTCCACAAGACTCCGGACCTCTTGGTCCGGCAGCGAACGATGCTGATCAACGCCTTGCGCGGTCACCTCGCGGAATTCGGCATCATCGCGGCGAAAGGGCCAAGTGGGACAAAAGCCGCCATCGAGGCTTTGCACGAGGCGCAGGATCGTCTTCCGGAGTTGGCGCGACGGGCACTGCACGGCCTCGTCGAACAACGCCGCCTGCTCGGCGAGGAGATCGACCGGCTGGAGGCGCGCATTCTGGAGTGGCACCGTGCCAGCGACGCGAGCCGCCGTTTGGCGACGATCCCCGGCATTGGGCCGATCACCGCGAGCGCGATCGCCGCGGCGGTGCCGGACGGGACGTTGTTCCGGTCCGGCCGGCAGTTCGCCGCCTGGCTCGGCCTGACACCGAAAGCCCACAGCAGTGGCGGGAAGGAGCGGCAGACGGGGATCAGCAAGCAAGGCGATGGTTACCTCCGCCGCCTGCTGGTCGTGGGCGCCACGGCGGTCATGCGGTTGGCGCGCCAAGACAACGCGGCTCGATGCTGGGCGGCGAAGCTGCTGGAGCGCAAGCCCGCCAAGCTCGCCGCCGTCGCCCTGGCCAACAAAACGGCGCGCATTGCCCGGGCGGTGCTGACGCGCGGCGGGACCTATGCGGCGGCGACCGCCGCGTAG
- a CDS encoding MDR family oxidoreductase, whose translation MAETFNAFVIEDVDGKPKGGFKQLTLADLPDNNVLVEVAYSTVNYKDGLAVSGKGRIARKLPMVAGIDLAGTVVESRSSAWKPGDKVVTNGWGLSETHWGGYTRFQRLKPEWLTRLPNAFSLEEAMGIGTAGYTAALCVDALEAWGAIQPGGKEVLVTGAAGGVGSVAVALLAKRGCPVVASTGRPETHDYLRSLGASGFIDRTALQEKGAPLQKERWAGGVDSVGGQTLVNALSQTIWGGAIAACGLAGSSDLPGTVLPHILRSVALLGVDSVMAPQDRRNAAWTRLARDLDCGLLKTMYEVQPFQALPDLASRILAGQIRGRVVIDVRG comes from the coding sequence ATGGCCGAAACTTTCAATGCCTTTGTGATCGAAGACGTGGACGGCAAGCCCAAGGGCGGCTTCAAGCAACTCACCCTCGCCGACCTGCCGGACAACAACGTGCTGGTCGAGGTCGCCTATTCCACCGTCAACTACAAGGATGGGCTCGCGGTCAGCGGCAAGGGGCGTATCGCCCGCAAGCTGCCGATGGTTGCCGGCATCGATCTGGCTGGCACGGTGGTCGAATCCCGCTCCTCCGCATGGAAGCCCGGCGACAAGGTGGTGACCAACGGCTGGGGCCTGTCGGAAACGCACTGGGGCGGCTACACCCGTTTCCAGCGTCTGAAACCCGAGTGGCTGACCCGCTTGCCGAACGCCTTCTCGCTGGAAGAGGCGATGGGCATCGGCACCGCCGGCTACACGGCGGCGCTCTGCGTCGATGCCCTGGAGGCATGGGGCGCGATCCAGCCGGGCGGCAAGGAGGTTCTGGTCACCGGGGCCGCCGGCGGTGTCGGTTCGGTCGCGGTGGCGCTGCTCGCCAAGCGCGGCTGCCCGGTGGTGGCCTCAACCGGCCGGCCGGAGACTCACGATTATCTGCGCAGCCTCGGCGCCAGCGGATTCATCGACCGCACCGCCCTCCAGGAGAAGGGCGCCCCCTTGCAGAAGGAGCGCTGGGCCGGCGGCGTCGACTCGGTGGGCGGGCAGACGCTGGTCAACGCGCTGTCGCAGACGATCTGGGGCGGTGCCATCGCCGCTTGCGGTTTGGCCGGCTCCTCCGATCTGCCGGGAACGGTCCTGCCGCACATCCTGCGCAGCGTGGCGCTGTTGGGAGTTGATTCCGTCATGGCCCCGCAAGACCGTCGGAACGCCGCCTGGACACGGCTGGCCCGCGATTTGGACTGTGGCCTGCTGAAGACGATGTATGAGGTGCAGCCATTCCAGGCGCTGCCGGATCTGGCAAGCCGGATCCTGGCCGGTCAAATTCGCGGCCGCGTCGTCATCGACGTTCGCGGCTGA
- a CDS encoding MaoC family dehydratase, translating into MDNATNRSPRAERARWAPPGFKYPSRSVAHSAAYQAERLTAADVDPALYGDRYEAGLFGLDCFDSMVASGLDIDGYVFFSQVYRQIRPSRVGEPLAVTGWVRDLHRVKKGHSVTELYHLTDGEGRVCIETELTGLLADPPGRTPQASGDAPRMPRRAEFPADDWTLLREKQVTPDKVRVFSQDVGNDIHFDEEFARRHGFRAPLAQGIMTAVWLLSVLADERPPAAFDVEVRYLRPVFWDSHASLWVRRSADGALEMAQSRNDEGKVTADMRVRSLSYDPASSQTAAGG; encoded by the coding sequence ATGGACAACGCGACGAACAGGTCGCCGCGTGCCGAGCGCGCGCGCTGGGCGCCGCCGGGATTCAAATACCCGTCGCGCAGCGTCGCCCATTCCGCGGCCTATCAGGCGGAACGCCTGACCGCAGCCGACGTCGATCCCGCCCTTTACGGCGACCGGTACGAAGCCGGCCTGTTCGGGCTGGACTGCTTCGACTCGATGGTCGCCAGCGGCCTCGACATCGACGGCTACGTGTTCTTTTCGCAGGTCTATCGCCAGATCCGGCCGTCCAGGGTCGGGGAACCGCTGGCCGTGACCGGCTGGGTCCGCGACCTGCACCGGGTGAAAAAGGGCCACAGCGTCACCGAACTCTACCACCTGACCGACGGCGAAGGCCGCGTCTGCATCGAGACCGAACTGACCGGCCTCCTCGCCGATCCGCCGGGACGGACGCCGCAGGCGTCCGGCGACGCGCCGCGAATGCCGCGACGGGCGGAGTTCCCGGCTGATGACTGGACCCTGCTGCGCGAGAAGCAGGTGACGCCCGACAAGGTCCGTGTCTTCTCCCAGGACGTCGGCAACGACATCCACTTCGACGAGGAGTTCGCGCGCCGTCACGGCTTCCGCGCGCCGCTGGCCCAGGGAATCATGACGGCGGTCTGGCTGTTGTCCGTTCTGGCGGACGAGCGTCCGCCGGCCGCCTTCGACGTCGAGGTGCGTTACCTGCGCCCGGTCTTCTGGGACTCCCACGCCAGCCTCTGGGTCCGCCGCTCCGCCGACGGTGCCCTCGAGATGGCGCAGAGCCGCAACGACGAGGGCAAGGTCACGGCCGACATGCGGGTGAGGTCGCTGTCCTACGACCCGGCGTCATCACAGACTGCGGCAGGGGGATGA
- a CDS encoding AMP-binding protein, which produces MTHLAPPFTVTPIDQLRHAAATAPGARVRWNEHSLSYGDLLDRSLRCASALRGLGVGPGDRVAFWLPNGIPYLDLFFACLHIGAIVVSVNTRFRRAEVESIVSRTGASAIVVWPGFKNIPFLTMLGELDPAAMASLRLAVLCEDDGRSGFPLPGLRVVHHRDLLAEAAGESAAAPELPCIIFPTSGTTGLPKFALHHQGAVAHHAAQVAAAFGYDAADAHLLQAIPFCGVFGFSQFAATLAGAASVTLMNLFEPVEARDLIRSRSITHLNGPDDLFKRLLDVCPEDKPFPSLRDCLIASFNPTLALFPEEAERRGVPMTNGFGMSEIFSFFSRQAPNAPIGLRKLSGGHPVNPKARVRVRDTATGRVLPPGGIGSLEIASDTLFSAYFGNPEATRAAFTEDGFFITGDLATMRVDGGFIFKGRSGDVLRLGGFLVDPAEIEAVLQRDGSVETAVVVEAATERGNKPVAFLRLREGAVLDEAALRERVGAALADFKIPARFVVVDQFPTAMSPNGEKIQRGKLKERAQLTFSAGG; this is translated from the coding sequence ATGACGCACTTGGCTCCCCCCTTCACCGTCACCCCCATCGACCAGTTGCGCCACGCCGCCGCGACGGCGCCCGGCGCGCGCGTCCGATGGAACGAGCACTCCCTGTCCTACGGGGATCTGCTGGACCGCAGCCTGCGCTGCGCGTCGGCGCTCCGGGGGCTTGGCGTCGGTCCGGGCGACCGGGTCGCCTTCTGGCTACCGAACGGCATCCCGTATCTCGACCTGTTCTTCGCCTGCCTGCACATCGGCGCCATCGTCGTCTCGGTAAACACCCGCTTCCGCCGGGCCGAGGTCGAATCCATCGTCAGCCGCACCGGCGCGTCGGCCATCGTCGTCTGGCCGGGCTTCAAGAACATCCCGTTCCTGACCATGCTGGGCGAACTCGATCCGGCCGCGATGGCATCGCTGCGTTTGGCGGTCCTGTGCGAAGACGATGGCCGGTCCGGCTTCCCGCTGCCGGGCTTGCGGGTCGTTCATCACCGCGACCTGCTGGCCGAGGCGGCCGGCGAAAGCGCCGCCGCGCCGGAACTGCCCTGCATCATCTTCCCGACCTCGGGCACCACCGGCCTTCCCAAATTCGCCCTGCACCACCAGGGCGCCGTCGCCCACCACGCCGCGCAGGTGGCCGCCGCCTTCGGCTATGACGCCGCCGACGCCCATCTCCTGCAAGCCATCCCGTTCTGCGGCGTGTTCGGCTTCTCGCAATTCGCCGCCACCCTGGCCGGCGCCGCGTCCGTCACGCTGATGAACCTGTTCGAGCCGGTGGAGGCCCGCGACCTGATCCGGTCGCGGTCGATCACCCACCTGAACGGACCGGACGACCTCTTCAAGCGCCTGCTCGACGTCTGCCCGGAGGACAAGCCGTTTCCGTCCCTGCGCGACTGCCTGATCGCCTCCTTCAACCCGACCCTGGCCCTGTTCCCGGAAGAGGCGGAGCGGCGCGGCGTGCCAATGACCAACGGTTTCGGGATGAGCGAGATCTTTTCGTTCTTCTCACGACAGGCCCCGAACGCCCCGATCGGCCTGCGCAAGCTGTCTGGCGGCCATCCGGTCAATCCCAAGGCGCGGGTCCGGGTGCGCGACACCGCCACCGGGCGCGTCCTGCCGCCGGGCGGGATCGGCAGCCTGGAGATCGCGTCGGACACGCTGTTCTCCGCGTATTTCGGCAATCCCGAAGCAACCCGGGCCGCCTTCACCGAGGACGGCTTCTTCATCACCGGCGATCTGGCGACGATGCGGGTGGATGGCGGATTCATCTTCAAGGGCCGCAGCGGCGACGTCCTCCGCCTCGGCGGCTTCCTCGTCGATCCGGCGGAGATCGAGGCGGTGCTGCAACGCGACGGCAGCGTGGAAACCGCCGTGGTCGTCGAAGCGGCGACGGAGCGCGGCAACAAGCCGGTGGCCTTCCTGCGCCTGCGCGAGGGCGCCGTTCTCGACGAGGCCGCCCTGCGCGAGCGTGTCGGCGCGGCGCTGGCCGATTTCAAGATTCCGGCGCGTTTCGTCGTGGTGGACCAGTTCCCGACGGCGATGAGCCCCAACGGAGAGAAAATCCAGCGTGGCAAACTGAAGGAGCGGGCACAGCTGACGTTTTCCGCAGGCGGCTGA
- a CDS encoding McrB family protein, whose amino-acid sequence MRIKATGTITENLGDGRTVRVAWDPPFEPRDWYFYTYHTTIVEAGMENETARHLVDFVFRGAAQDYAWWLARPYWAEKYGVRPEAAATAPPTESQAIDADEDEIAEVEEEPTYTIDDIIADGCFLSREELAGILECWRSKKNLVLQGPPGTGKTWMAKRLGFALVGSKDLETSRSRLRVVQFHPSLAYEDFVRGWRPSGDGRLCLVDGILMQAIEAAASEPDRPFVLVIEEINRGNPAQIFGEMLTLLENTKRRPSEAIELAYRKEAGERVHVPENLFVIGTMNVADRSLAIVDLALRRRFAFVDLEPRLGAAWRAWCATRGLDEVMCAEIEARVGALNDDIAASASLGPQFRIGHSYVTPDIDETIRDGRSWFRAKVETEVGPLLDEYWYDAPETAKAAREKLLARLV is encoded by the coding sequence ATGCGGATCAAGGCGACCGGCACGATCACCGAGAATCTCGGCGATGGCCGGACGGTGAGAGTCGCCTGGGATCCGCCTTTCGAACCGCGCGACTGGTACTTCTACACCTACCACACGACCATCGTCGAAGCGGGCATGGAGAACGAGACCGCGCGCCACTTAGTCGATTTCGTCTTCCGGGGCGCGGCGCAGGACTACGCTTGGTGGCTGGCGCGGCCCTACTGGGCCGAGAAGTATGGTGTCCGGCCCGAGGCGGCCGCGACGGCGCCCCCGACGGAATCCCAAGCCATTGATGCCGATGAGGACGAAATCGCTGAGGTCGAGGAGGAGCCGACTTACACCATCGACGATATCATTGCCGACGGCTGCTTCCTGTCCCGCGAGGAGCTTGCCGGCATCCTCGAGTGCTGGCGCTCGAAGAAGAACCTTGTTCTCCAGGGACCTCCGGGCACAGGCAAGACCTGGATGGCGAAGCGCCTCGGCTTCGCGCTCGTCGGCTCGAAGGATCTGGAGACGTCCCGTTCCCGGCTGCGCGTCGTCCAGTTCCATCCCTCGCTCGCCTACGAGGACTTCGTACGCGGGTGGCGGCCCTCCGGCGACGGGCGGCTCTGCCTCGTCGACGGCATCCTGATGCAAGCAATCGAAGCCGCGGCGAGCGAACCGGACCGGCCGTTCGTGCTCGTTATCGAGGAGATCAACCGCGGGAACCCGGCACAGATCTTCGGCGAAATGCTGACGCTCTTGGAGAACACCAAGCGCCGTCCGTCAGAGGCGATCGAGCTCGCCTACCGCAAGGAGGCTGGCGAACGCGTCCATGTGCCGGAGAACCTCTTCGTGATCGGCACGATGAACGTCGCGGATCGTTCCCTCGCCATCGTCGATCTCGCGCTGCGTCGCCGCTTCGCCTTCGTCGACCTTGAACCGCGGCTCGGTGCGGCTTGGCGCGCGTGGTGCGCGACCCGCGGGCTCGACGAGGTGATGTGCGCGGAGATCGAAGCCCGGGTCGGCGCGCTCAACGACGACATCGCCGCCTCGGCATCGCTCGGACCACAATTCCGGATCGGGCATTCCTACGTGACGCCCGACATCGACGAGACGATCCGCGACGGCCGCTCGTGGTTCCGCGCGAAGGTCGAGACGGAAGTCGGTCCCCTCCTGGACGAGTACTGGTACGACGCCCCGGAGACGGCGAAGGCCGCGCGGGAGAAGCTGCTCGCTCGGCTCGTCTGA
- a CDS encoding branched-chain amino acid ABC transporter permease, with translation MSAIIVQLVVSGLLLGGIYALISIGLTLIFGVSRIKNFAHGDFVMVGMYLTYVLNSWSGLDSYLVLLIVTPLMFLFGLFLSWAIIRPIQGAPQVAQIFATVGLGLVLQNVTLMIFGGDFRTTASVFAGKVLRIGDIALPAPLLIAFAVAMAVVAVIYLFLKTSYTGKAMRAVAQDRRSASLMSIDVKGIDLFTFGLGTACAGLTGALLAPMFPVYPTVGINLVLIAFVVVVLGGLGSIAGALIGGLAIGLIETLSGFFIGSEMRQMAYFLVFLAVLLLRPAGLFGQRGSEKLGA, from the coding sequence ATGTCGGCCATCATCGTCCAGCTCGTGGTGTCCGGCCTCCTGCTCGGCGGCATTTACGCGCTGATCTCGATCGGTCTGACGCTGATCTTCGGCGTCTCCCGCATCAAGAACTTCGCCCATGGCGACTTCGTCATGGTCGGCATGTACCTGACCTATGTGCTGAACAGCTGGAGCGGTCTCGACTCCTACCTCGTCCTGCTGATCGTGACGCCGCTGATGTTCCTGTTCGGCCTTTTCCTGTCCTGGGCGATCATCCGGCCGATCCAGGGGGCGCCGCAGGTGGCGCAGATCTTCGCCACCGTCGGGCTGGGGCTGGTCCTGCAGAACGTCACGCTGATGATCTTCGGCGGCGATTTCCGCACCACCGCGTCGGTGTTCGCCGGCAAGGTGCTGCGGATCGGCGACATCGCCCTGCCGGCGCCGCTGCTGATCGCCTTCGCGGTCGCGATGGCGGTGGTCGCCGTCATCTATCTGTTCCTGAAGACGTCCTACACCGGCAAGGCGATGCGCGCGGTGGCGCAGGACCGGCGGTCGGCGTCGCTGATGAGCATCGACGTGAAGGGGATCGACCTGTTCACCTTCGGCCTCGGCACCGCCTGCGCCGGCCTGACCGGCGCCCTGCTGGCGCCGATGTTCCCGGTCTATCCGACGGTCGGCATCAACCTCGTGCTGATCGCCTTCGTGGTGGTCGTGCTCGGCGGTCTGGGCAGCATCGCGGGCGCCCTGATCGGCGGCCTGGCGATCGGCCTGATCGAGACACTGAGCGGTTTCTTCATCGGTTCCGAGATGCGCCAGATGGCTTACTTTCTCGTCTTCCTGGCCGTGCTTCTGCTCCGCCCCGCCGGGCTGTTCGGTCAGCGCGGCTCCGAAAAGCTGGGGGCCTGA
- a CDS encoding ABC transporter substrate-binding protein, with protein sequence MSLKSILAAAAIAAAAAGAAVPSQAADPLKIGVLFPLSGPMALIGNEAYQAAEVARDMINKRGGVLGRPVTYAVADAPAPTAANAEATRLIVREKVPVIAGSYASSLALAASEVAEREGALYWETIAVADKITQRKYKNTIRLTFNASMMGQTAADFAKDIAGKLGKEPKDLRIAVISEDSEFGQSVGDAAANQTKTLGMQLVANERYSRTVNDLSSLVLSLKAAKPDAVIATSYLNDAALFWRQVRELDLHIPAMIGIGTGYALPDFLAATGASADGIFDVDAPASPNVSNLPEATQKLYAEFIEGFRAKEKRDPGPLGLIAFGGFWTLFTDVIPRAGSTDLAALRKAAYATDLPDGSLLTGAGVKLNQIGEKEAGQNTRALISVMQWQDGKLQVVWPQSAANAEMRKVPLPKWSDR encoded by the coding sequence ATGAGCTTGAAATCCATCCTCGCCGCGGCGGCCATCGCCGCGGCGGCGGCCGGTGCCGCCGTCCCGTCCCAGGCCGCCGATCCGCTGAAGATCGGCGTCCTGTTCCCGCTGTCCGGCCCGATGGCGCTGATCGGCAACGAGGCCTATCAGGCCGCCGAGGTCGCCCGCGACATGATCAACAAGCGCGGCGGCGTGCTCGGCCGTCCGGTGACCTACGCCGTCGCCGACGCGCCGGCCCCGACCGCCGCCAACGCCGAGGCGACCCGGCTGATCGTGCGCGAGAAGGTTCCGGTGATCGCCGGCAGCTACGCCAGTTCGCTTGCCCTGGCCGCCAGCGAGGTGGCGGAGCGCGAAGGCGCCCTGTATTGGGAGACCATCGCCGTCGCCGACAAGATCACCCAGCGCAAGTACAAGAACACCATCCGCCTGACCTTCAACGCATCGATGATGGGCCAGACGGCGGCGGACTTCGCCAAGGACATCGCCGGCAAGCTGGGCAAGGAACCGAAGGATCTGCGGATCGCCGTGATCTCCGAGGATTCGGAGTTCGGCCAGTCGGTCGGCGACGCGGCGGCGAACCAGACGAAGACCCTGGGCATGCAGCTGGTCGCCAACGAACGCTACAGCCGCACCGTGAACGACCTGTCGTCCCTGGTGCTCAGCCTGAAGGCGGCCAAGCCCGACGCGGTCATCGCGACCTCCTACCTGAACGACGCCGCCCTGTTCTGGCGCCAGGTCCGCGAACTGGACCTCCACATTCCGGCCATGATCGGCATCGGCACCGGCTACGCCCTGCCCGACTTCCTCGCCGCGACGGGCGCCAGCGCCGACGGCATCTTCGACGTGGACGCCCCGGCCTCGCCGAACGTCTCCAACCTGCCGGAGGCGACGCAGAAGCTGTACGCGGAGTTCATCGAAGGCTTCCGCGCCAAGGAGAAGCGCGATCCGGGTCCGCTGGGCCTGATCGCCTTCGGCGGCTTCTGGACGCTGTTCACGGACGTCATCCCGCGCGCGGGCTCGACCGATCTGGCGGCGCTGCGCAAGGCCGCCTACGCCACCGACCTGCCGGACGGCAGCCTGCTGACCGGCGCCGGGGTGAAGCTGAACCAGATCGGCGAGAAGGAAGCGGGGCAGAACACCCGGGCGCTGATCTCGGTCATGCAGTGGCAGGACGGCAAGCTGCAGGTCGTCTGGCCGCAGAGCGCCGCCAATGCCGAGATGCGCAAGGTTCCCCTGCCCAAGTGGAGCGACCGGTAA
- a CDS encoding branched-chain amino acid ABC transporter permease — MTLTSLLAPYRPTRKGLLLSLAMVAVLVALPLIAADSYTLHFLWKVLFWALAAAAWNIAGGYAGQFSLGHAAFFGLGAYGSTLLYMHFGLSPWIGMFVGAAAAVAFATLIGALTLRLQGPFFALASIAFAEVLRIAIVNWRSFTGGAEGLSLPFDPSFANMMFSDRLWYVYIMMAALLVVLLITYVLERSWIGYALAAMRENEEAAEALGIDTVRTKLFSIGLSAFLSAIAGTLYANYILLIEPSTVLSIGFSVEIALIAIIGGMGTPLGPVLGAVLIVPLSEYLRAEFAGSLQGLYLLVYGALLIVMVIVLPQGLMSAIRAPRATARRLRGAFGGSTRRRPVREESRHA; from the coding sequence ATGACGCTGACGTCCCTCCTGGCTCCCTACCGGCCGACCCGCAAGGGCCTTCTGCTGTCCCTGGCGATGGTCGCGGTCCTGGTGGCGCTGCCGTTGATCGCCGCCGATTCCTACACGCTGCACTTCCTCTGGAAGGTCCTGTTCTGGGCGCTGGCCGCCGCCGCCTGGAACATCGCCGGCGGCTATGCCGGGCAGTTCTCGCTGGGCCATGCCGCGTTCTTCGGGCTTGGTGCCTACGGATCGACGCTGCTCTACATGCATTTCGGCCTGTCGCCCTGGATCGGCATGTTCGTCGGGGCGGCCGCGGCCGTGGCCTTCGCGACGCTGATCGGCGCGCTGACCCTGCGCCTTCAGGGGCCGTTCTTCGCGCTGGCCTCCATCGCCTTCGCCGAGGTGCTGCGCATCGCCATCGTCAACTGGCGTTCCTTCACCGGTGGGGCGGAAGGGCTGTCCCTGCCGTTCGACCCGAGCTTCGCCAACATGATGTTTTCCGACCGGCTCTGGTACGTCTACATCATGATGGCGGCGCTTCTGGTCGTGCTTCTCATCACCTACGTGCTGGAGCGCTCCTGGATCGGCTACGCCCTGGCGGCCATGCGCGAGAACGAGGAGGCGGCCGAGGCGCTGGGTATCGACACCGTGCGGACCAAGCTGTTCTCCATCGGCCTGTCGGCCTTCCTCAGCGCCATCGCCGGCACGCTCTACGCCAACTACATCCTGCTGATCGAGCCGTCCACCGTGCTCAGCATCGGCTTCTCGGTGGAGATCGCGCTGATCGCCATCATCGGCGGCATGGGCACGCCGCTCGGCCCCGTCCTGGGCGCGGTGCTCATCGTTCCGCTCAGCGAGTATCTCCGCGCGGAGTTCGCCGGCAGCCTTCAGGGCCTGTACCTGCTCGTCTACGGCGCGCTCCTCATCGTGATGGTCATCGTCCTGCCGCAGGGCCTGATGAGCGCCATCCGCGCGCCGCGCGCCACCGCCCGGCGCCTGCGCGGGGCGTTCGGCGGATCCACCCGTCGCCGTCCGGTCCGCGAGGAGAGCCGCCATGCTTGA